The Deltaproteobacteria bacterium genome includes a region encoding these proteins:
- a CDS encoding nitroreductase family deazaflavin-dependent oxidoreductase, producing MSEAKTPASLPKWIDDHLRRYVETDGKDGHMWDSAPVGGPGPIPTLLLTTYGRRSGKPIVMPLIYGEANGTFVIVASKGGAAQHPGWYLNLAAKPAVEVQVLADRFRAKARTATGAERARLWEKMAAIYPPYNDYQKKTEREIPVVVLERI from the coding sequence ATGAGTGAAGCCAAAACCCCTGCGAGTTTACCGAAATGGATTGATGATCATCTGCGTCGTTATGTCGAAACCGATGGTAAGGATGGCCATATGTGGGACTCGGCACCGGTTGGTGGACCGGGCCCAATACCGACGTTACTGTTAACTACGTATGGTCGCCGCTCGGGAAAACCGATTGTTATGCCACTCATCTATGGTGAGGCTAATGGTACGTTCGTGATTGTTGCGTCAAAAGGTGGAGCAGCGCAGCATCCGGGTTGGTACCTCAATCTTGCGGCCAAACCTGCTGTTGAGGTACAAGTCTTAGCCGATCGTTTTCGTGCGAAGGCCCGTACCGCGACAGGTGCAGAACGGGCCCGTTTGTGGGAGAAGATGGCAGCCATCTATCCACCGTACAACGATTATCAAAAGAAAACTGAACGTGAGATTCCGGTAGTGGTGTTGGAGCGAATATAA
- a CDS encoding amidohydrolase: MPIQRFAPMTKDFPTFDCDAHVTEPAWIWERAKEWLTKDELEALKNTMWYDAETRQLIVNGHAGTGIGAQRMGGTPGVVNILTLAGPGMKHNIQRAFNARNLNPKTALTKEQAAYIDHKGSYEPTARLRDMDVQGIDQVMIIPTDIDTYPWLQNAVGAKAVCKAYNEWAYEYCQAAPNRIFFAAMLPMQDPTFAIQELYRVAAKGCRVALVRPIDAMGNYPIQPKYEPLWKAMEETGVVYGMHPFPAMGTLKPPGYTEQYSGAELIGKTIYSSGLPHFFLTNVQNFQAEAALWVTMVLMSGFFDRYPELRAAVFEASSTWLSFLLDECDKMYKLYRNERQLPRLKRLPSETFFEHCVTGFEGDEAPPSRLPEFYQDILAWSSDVYHHDGDDAWRAIETMRTCELPESYQAKFLGENARKLYRIDAPKTFIRDRVTEIERPDWWPTDEEVQRSLDPEAAIVRRYGEGARVNGHAREGART; encoded by the coding sequence TGACGAAAGACTTTCCCACTTTTGATTGTGATGCTCATGTTACTGAGCCCGCATGGATCTGGGAGCGGGCAAAAGAGTGGCTGACAAAGGATGAACTCGAAGCGCTCAAAAACACGATGTGGTATGACGCTGAGACGAGACAACTGATCGTCAATGGCCACGCGGGGACCGGCATTGGTGCGCAGCGCATGGGCGGAACGCCTGGGGTGGTCAACATTCTCACGTTGGCAGGGCCAGGGATGAAACATAATATTCAGCGGGCCTTCAATGCCCGCAATCTCAATCCCAAGACTGCCCTCACCAAAGAGCAAGCTGCCTATATCGATCATAAAGGTTCCTATGAGCCGACTGCACGTCTGCGTGATATGGACGTGCAAGGTATCGACCAAGTCATGATCATACCCACTGACATCGATACTTATCCGTGGTTGCAAAATGCCGTTGGTGCCAAAGCGGTGTGTAAAGCCTACAACGAATGGGCGTACGAGTACTGCCAAGCAGCTCCGAATCGCATTTTCTTTGCCGCGATGCTGCCGATGCAGGATCCGACGTTTGCTATTCAAGAATTATACCGTGTAGCCGCGAAAGGCTGTCGCGTCGCCTTGGTACGTCCGATCGACGCGATGGGGAACTATCCCATTCAACCGAAATATGAGCCCTTGTGGAAAGCAATGGAAGAAACCGGAGTCGTCTACGGTATGCACCCATTTCCGGCGATGGGGACACTCAAGCCGCCGGGCTACACTGAGCAGTATTCTGGTGCTGAGCTTATAGGGAAGACGATTTACAGTTCAGGGTTGCCCCATTTCTTTCTGACTAACGTGCAGAATTTCCAAGCTGAAGCGGCACTGTGGGTGACAATGGTATTGATGTCAGGCTTCTTCGATCGGTACCCAGAACTCAGAGCTGCCGTGTTTGAAGCGTCCTCCACGTGGTTGAGCTTTTTGTTGGATGAATGCGACAAGATGTATAAGTTGTATCGCAATGAGCGGCAGTTGCCGCGCCTGAAACGACTTCCAAGCGAGACGTTTTTCGAGCACTGCGTCACCGGCTTTGAAGGGGACGAAGCACCACCGTCGCGATTGCCTGAGTTCTACCAGGACATACTGGCCTGGTCCTCGGATGTCTATCATCACGATGGTGACGATGCCTGGCGGGCAATCGAAACCATGCGTACGTGTGAGTTGCCGGAGTCTTATCAAGCCAAATTCCTCGGTGAAAATGCCCGTAAGCTGTACCGCATTGACGCACCGAAGACCTTCATTCGCGACCGTGTCACTGAGATTGAGCGACCTGACTGGTGGCCGACAGACGAAGAAGTGCAACGCTCTCTCGATCCAGAAGCCGCGATTGTCCGTCGCTACGGTGAAGGGGCGCGCGTCAACGGTCACGCACGGGAAGGAGCACGGACATGA